A genomic window from Vitis riparia cultivar Riparia Gloire de Montpellier isolate 1030 chromosome 18, EGFV_Vit.rip_1.0, whole genome shotgun sequence includes:
- the LOC117906472 gene encoding ubiquitin-like-specific protease 1A — MILCGSPHPVFDRKTSIVSKYISELDDCEKLFIPMHDECPGHWYLCVIDFKNSHIQILDSLRSKNRDKFRFQSVKTVVEFCQTFFKLYDIGKDVFQFSIDWAPSIPTQENGWDCGVHVIRHMQRFKNGNSMTSSDFCNSVKIRREIACDLVLHEGNREKQTIVAIVCIKTSTRSMKKLLL, encoded by the exons ATGATTTTGTGCGGGAGTCCTCATCCTGTTTTCGATAGAAAAACATCCATCGTGAGTAAGTACATTAGCGAATTGGATGATTGCGAGAAG CTATTTATTCCAATGCATGATGAATGCCCTGGTCATTGGTATCTGTGCGTCATTGACTTCAAAAACTctcatatccaaattttggattcattacgATCGAAGAATCGAGACAAGTTCCGGTTTCAGAGTGTCAAAACAGTG gttgaattttgtCAAACGTTCTTCAAACTGTATGACATAGGGAAAGATGTCTTCCAATTCTCCATTGATTGGGCTCCTTCGATTCCGACCCAAGAGAATGG gtGGGACTGTGGAGTGCATGTCATTAGACATATGCAGAGATTCAAAAATGGTAATTCGATGACGAGCTCCGACTTTTGTAATTCTGTTAAAATACGTCGAGAAATAGCATGTGATTTAGTTTTACACGagggaaatagagaaaaacaaaccattgtGGCTATTGTTTGTATAAAGACGTCGACACgatcaatgaaaaaattattattatga
- the LOC117905742 gene encoding protein FAR1-RELATED SEQUENCE 5-like yields MEKTIKQEFEVKAEDVVDDDAYTGATYKLGGNGWEEKVLKGISVEEVCKMKFACIDEAETFYNMLAKLTGFSIRKDDLKRDKNGDIISRKWVCSKEGHRATKFIENDNRQREPRSLTRVGCEAAFRVGLNRKDGKWIVKEFIGDHNHNLVDAINRQFLRSHRTVRNPEKAQVDVLRKVGVKTTQIMDYMVKQSGGHEHVGFTQKDIYNHIDAMRRSEIKDGDAEAALAYLCGKAEMDSSFFYKFNIYEESQLANLFWADSIARMDYACFGDVLAFDTTYRTNAYKKPLIVLVGVNHHHQTVEFGCALLIDESVGTYEWVLETFLEAMMNKKPISVVTDGDKAMRKAIKKVLPDTCHRLCSWHLQRNAFTNVHIKDFSSIFARCMFMRGNEEEFEKVWHEMVANLGLNENRWVTEIYGKRKRWAEAYLRGNFFGGMRTTQRCESMNAYLNRFLKIRLRLYEFVQQFDRAIMRIRQNEAKAEFESNNSSPVLSTKLSIIENHAATVYTKESFIKFREEMKNAELFFVVGLEETNLSSQCDIQMEMMPSTNSAVDIFATIHGMLGEQLSNDRSDMYIDYG; encoded by the exons ATGGAGAAAACAATCAAGCAGGAGTTTGAAGTGAAAGCGGAGGACGTTGTCGATGACGATGCATATACAGGTGCAACTTACAAGCTGGGTGGAAACGGTTGGGAAGAGAAAGTGTTGAAGGGTATTTCAGTGGAAGAAGTATGCAAAATGAAATTTGCTTGCATAGACGAGGCCGaaacattttacaacatgttagcAAAACTAACCGGATTTAGTATTCGAAAAGATGATTTGAAGCGAGACAAGAATGGAGATATAATATCTCGAAAGTGGGTGTGTTCCAAAGAAGGACATCGAGCGACAAAGTTTATTGAGAATGACAACCGACAGCGTGAGCCACGATCGTTGACTAGAGTTGGATGTGAAGCTGCATTTCGTGTAGGCTTGAATAGGAAAGATGGAAAGTGGATTGTAAAGGAATTTATAGGAgatcataatcataatttggTCGATGCTATCAACAGACAATTCCTTCGGTCGCATCGAACAGTACGTAATCCAGAGAAGGCACAAGTTGATGTTTTGCGTAAAGTAGGTGTTAAAACCACACAAATTATGGACTATATGGTCAAACAATCAGGGGGACATGAGCACGTCGGTTTCACacaaaaagatatatacaatcacattgatgcaatgcgtagaaGTGAAATTAAAGACGGTGATGCAGAAGCGGCATTGGCTTATTTGTGTGGAAAGGCAGAAatggattcttcatttttttataaattcaacatTTATGAAGAAAGTCAACTAGCAAATTTGTTTTGGGCTGATTCAATTGCTCGAATGGATTATGCGTGTTTTGGAGATGTCCTAGCATTTGACACAACCTATAGGACAAATGCCTATAAAAAGCCTCTAATAGTGTTGGTCGGTGTTAATCATCACCACCAAACTGTTGAATTTGGTTGTGCGTTATTGATAGATGAAAGTGTTGGGACATATGAATGGGTGTTGGAGACATTTCTTGAGGCAATGATGAATAAGAAACCCATATCTGTTGTAACCGATGGGGATAAAGCTATGCGTAAGGCAATTAAAAAAGTATTACCCGATACATGTCATCGATTGTGTTCATGGCATTTGCAACGAAATGCATTCACGAATGTGCATATTAAGGACTTCTCAAGCATATTTGCAAGGTGCATGTTCATGCGTGGGaatgaagaagaatttgaaaaggtGTGGCATGAAATGGTTGCAAATTTGGGACTTAATGAGAATCGTTGGGTAACCGAGATATATGGGAAACGTAAAAGATGGGCAGAGGCGTATTTACGTGGAAATTTCTTTGGAGGGATGAGAACCACACaaaggtgtgagagtatgaatgcatatctaaatagattcttaaaaattCGCTTGCGACTGTATGAGTTTGTACAACAATTTGATAGAGCCATAATGAGAATACGGCAAAACGAGGCAAAGGCAGAGTTCGAGTCAAACAATTCTTCACCAGTGCTTTCAACCAAACTATccataattgaaaatcatgCCGCGACGGTATACACGAAAGaatcttttattaaatttcGTGAGGAGATGAAAAATGCAGAGTTATTCTTTGTGGTAGGTCTT GAGGAAACTAATTTGTCTTCTCAATGTGacattcaaatggaaatgatgCCTTCAACAAATTCAGCAGTGGACATTTTTGCAACCATACAT GGAATGTTAGGGGAGCAGTTGTCGAATGACCGATCTGACATGTACATAGATTatggttga